One part of the Solea solea chromosome 1, fSolSol10.1, whole genome shotgun sequence genome encodes these proteins:
- the LOC131460394 gene encoding electrogenic aspartate/glutamate antiporter SLC25A12, mitochondrial-like isoform X1, translated as MAVKVQSTKRGDPSELKTIFQRHASVVDKDGERFMTPGDFVQKYLGLHTQIHHNPKTVQLIAAVADTTKDGLISFQEFLAFESVLCAPDALFIVAFQLFDKNGTGNISFENVRDIFSQTTVHHHIPFSWDCEFIRLHFGHDCKKFLSYLEFTQFLQELQLEHARQAFAQKDKEKNGVISAMDFSDIMATIRHHMLTPFVEENLVSAAGGSTSHMVSFSYFNAFNSLLNNMELIRKIYSTLAGTRNDTLVTKEEFVHAANKFGQITPMEIDILYQLSGLHSPSGRLNLTDIERIAPLEEGSLPHHLVESQKQAHGDGSRSVWLQIAESGYRFFLGSIAGATGATAVYPIDLVKTRMQNQRSTGSFVGELMYKNSFDCAKKVLRYEGFFGFYRGLVPQLIGVAPEKAIKLTVNDFVRDKFTGKDNSIPLLAEIMAGGCAGGSQVIFTNPLEIVKIRLQVAGEITTGPRVSALNVVRDLGFFGLYKGAKACFMRDIPFSAIYFPVYAHTKTLFTDDQGHLGPLQLLSAGAIAGIPAASLVTPADVIKTRLQVAARAGQTSYTGVIDCFRKIMKEEGFKALWKGAGARMCRSSPQFGVTLVTYELLQRWFYVDFGGHRPAGSEPTPKSRIPELPPIHADHVGGYRLAAATFAGVENKFGLHLPKFKSSGVVSIHHAEPATGKPVQAP; from the exons ATGGCGGTCAAG GTGCAATCTACTAAACGTGGGGACCCAAGTGAGCTGAAAACAATCTTCCAGAGG CATGCCAGCGTTGTGGACAAGGATGGAGAGAGGTTCATGACCCCAGGAGACTTTGTCCAAAAGTATCTAGGACTACACACACAGATCCACCACAACCCCAAAACTGTACAGCTCATCGCTGCTGTGGCTGACACCACAAAGGATGG GCTGATCTCTTTCCAGGAGTTTCTTGCGTTTGAATCGGTGCTGTGCGCACCGGACGCACTCTTCATTGTTGCCTTCCAGCTGTTTGACAAGAATGGAACTGGAAATATATCTTTTG AAAATGTGCGCGACATTTTCAGCCAGACCACCGTGCACCACCATATTCCCTTCAGCTGGGACTGTGAGTTCATTCGTCTGCACTTTGGGCATGACTGCAAGAAATTCCTCAGCTACCTTGAGTTTACTCAGTTCCTGCAG GAGCTACAGTTGGAGCATGCACGCCAGGCATTTGCCCAGAAGGACAAGGAGAAGAATGGCGTCATCTCTGCCATGGACTTCAGTGACATCATGGCCACCATCAGACACCATATGCTCACACCCTTTGTGGAGGAAAACCTTGTTTCG GCTGCAGGTGGCAGCACATCTCACATGGTCAGTTTCTCTTACTTTAATGCGTTTAACTCCCTCCTGAACAACATGGAGCTGATCCGTAAGATCTACAGCACGCTGGCGGGCACACGGAATGACACCCTCGTGACCAAAG AGGAGTTTGTTCATGCTGCCAACAAGTTTGGTCAAATCACTCCCATGGAAATTGACATCCTGTACCAGCTTTCAGGCCTGCACTCTCCCTCTGG GCGCCTCAACCTCACTGACATTGAGAGGATAGCTCCATTAGAGGAAGGATCTCTACCACACCACCTGGTTGAAAGTCAAAAACAG gCCCATGGGGACGGCTCCAGGTCTGTGTGGCTCCAAATTGCTGAGTCGGGCTATAGGTTCTTTTTGGGCTCCATCGCTGGAG cCACGGGAGCGACAGCGGTGTACCCCATTGACTTGGTGAAGACTCGTATGCAGAACCAGAGGTCCACGGGATCCTTTGTCGGGGAGCTGATGTACAAGAACAGCTTTGACTGTGCTAAAAAGGTTCTTCGCTACGAGGGATTCTTTGGTTTCTACAGAG GTCTGGTTCCTCAGCTTATAGGTGTGGCACCTGAGAAGGCTATCAAGCTCACA GTAAATGACTTTGTAAGAGACAAATTCACAGGCAAAGACAACTCCATTCCTTTACTTGCTGAGATTATGGCTGGTGGCTGT GCTGGAGGTTCTCAGGTGATCTTTACTAACCCTCTAGAGATTGTGAAGATTCGCCTGCAGGTGGCAGGTGAGATCACAACTGGACCTCGAGTCAGCGCACTCAATGTGGTCCGTGATCTGGGCTTTTTCGGCCTCTACAAG GGTGCTAAAGCGTGTTTCATGAGAGACATCCCATTCTCGGCCATCTATTTCCCTGTGTATGCCCACACCAAGACCCTGTTTACAGATGACCAGGGCCACCTAGGACCTCTGCAGCTTCTCTCAGCTGGAGCGATTGCAG GTATCCCTGCTGCTTCTCTTGTAACTCCCGCTGATGTCATCAAGACCCGTCTGCAAGTAGCAGCCAGGGCAGGACAGACCAGTTACACTGGAGTCATCGATTGTTTCAGGAAGATAATGAAAGAGGAAGGATTCAAGGCTTTGTGGAAGGGAGCTGGAG CCCGTATGTGCCGGTCATCTCCTCAGTTTGGTGTGACTCTGGTGACTTATGAGCTATTGCAGAGGTGGTTTTATGTCGACTTTGGAGGACA CCGTCCTGCAGGATCTGAGCCCACACCCAAGTCCCGCATCCCAGAGCTTCCACCCATCCACGCAGACCATGTCGGAGGCTACCGCCTGGCTGCAGCCACCTTTGCCGGGGTGGAGAACAAGTTTGGCCTCCACCTCCCCAAATTCAAATCCTCCGGCGTGGTTTCCATACATCATGCAGAGCCAGCCACTGGCAAACCAGTGCAGGCTCCATAA
- the LOC131460394 gene encoding electrogenic aspartate/glutamate antiporter SLC25A12, mitochondrial-like isoform X2 codes for MTPGDFVQKYLGLHTQIHHNPKTVQLIAAVADTTKDGLISFQEFLAFESVLCAPDALFIVAFQLFDKNGTGNISFENVRDIFSQTTVHHHIPFSWDCEFIRLHFGHDCKKFLSYLEFTQFLQELQLEHARQAFAQKDKEKNGVISAMDFSDIMATIRHHMLTPFVEENLVSAAGGSTSHMVSFSYFNAFNSLLNNMELIRKIYSTLAGTRNDTLVTKEEFVHAANKFGQITPMEIDILYQLSGLHSPSGRLNLTDIERIAPLEEGSLPHHLVESQKQAHGDGSRSVWLQIAESGYRFFLGSIAGATGATAVYPIDLVKTRMQNQRSTGSFVGELMYKNSFDCAKKVLRYEGFFGFYRGLVPQLIGVAPEKAIKLTVNDFVRDKFTGKDNSIPLLAEIMAGGCAGGSQVIFTNPLEIVKIRLQVAGEITTGPRVSALNVVRDLGFFGLYKGAKACFMRDIPFSAIYFPVYAHTKTLFTDDQGHLGPLQLLSAGAIAGIPAASLVTPADVIKTRLQVAARAGQTSYTGVIDCFRKIMKEEGFKALWKGAGARMCRSSPQFGVTLVTYELLQRWFYVDFGGHRPAGSEPTPKSRIPELPPIHADHVGGYRLAAATFAGVENKFGLHLPKFKSSGVVSIHHAEPATGKPVQAP; via the exons ATGACCCCAGGAGACTTTGTCCAAAAGTATCTAGGACTACACACACAGATCCACCACAACCCCAAAACTGTACAGCTCATCGCTGCTGTGGCTGACACCACAAAGGATGG GCTGATCTCTTTCCAGGAGTTTCTTGCGTTTGAATCGGTGCTGTGCGCACCGGACGCACTCTTCATTGTTGCCTTCCAGCTGTTTGACAAGAATGGAACTGGAAATATATCTTTTG AAAATGTGCGCGACATTTTCAGCCAGACCACCGTGCACCACCATATTCCCTTCAGCTGGGACTGTGAGTTCATTCGTCTGCACTTTGGGCATGACTGCAAGAAATTCCTCAGCTACCTTGAGTTTACTCAGTTCCTGCAG GAGCTACAGTTGGAGCATGCACGCCAGGCATTTGCCCAGAAGGACAAGGAGAAGAATGGCGTCATCTCTGCCATGGACTTCAGTGACATCATGGCCACCATCAGACACCATATGCTCACACCCTTTGTGGAGGAAAACCTTGTTTCG GCTGCAGGTGGCAGCACATCTCACATGGTCAGTTTCTCTTACTTTAATGCGTTTAACTCCCTCCTGAACAACATGGAGCTGATCCGTAAGATCTACAGCACGCTGGCGGGCACACGGAATGACACCCTCGTGACCAAAG AGGAGTTTGTTCATGCTGCCAACAAGTTTGGTCAAATCACTCCCATGGAAATTGACATCCTGTACCAGCTTTCAGGCCTGCACTCTCCCTCTGG GCGCCTCAACCTCACTGACATTGAGAGGATAGCTCCATTAGAGGAAGGATCTCTACCACACCACCTGGTTGAAAGTCAAAAACAG gCCCATGGGGACGGCTCCAGGTCTGTGTGGCTCCAAATTGCTGAGTCGGGCTATAGGTTCTTTTTGGGCTCCATCGCTGGAG cCACGGGAGCGACAGCGGTGTACCCCATTGACTTGGTGAAGACTCGTATGCAGAACCAGAGGTCCACGGGATCCTTTGTCGGGGAGCTGATGTACAAGAACAGCTTTGACTGTGCTAAAAAGGTTCTTCGCTACGAGGGATTCTTTGGTTTCTACAGAG GTCTGGTTCCTCAGCTTATAGGTGTGGCACCTGAGAAGGCTATCAAGCTCACA GTAAATGACTTTGTAAGAGACAAATTCACAGGCAAAGACAACTCCATTCCTTTACTTGCTGAGATTATGGCTGGTGGCTGT GCTGGAGGTTCTCAGGTGATCTTTACTAACCCTCTAGAGATTGTGAAGATTCGCCTGCAGGTGGCAGGTGAGATCACAACTGGACCTCGAGTCAGCGCACTCAATGTGGTCCGTGATCTGGGCTTTTTCGGCCTCTACAAG GGTGCTAAAGCGTGTTTCATGAGAGACATCCCATTCTCGGCCATCTATTTCCCTGTGTATGCCCACACCAAGACCCTGTTTACAGATGACCAGGGCCACCTAGGACCTCTGCAGCTTCTCTCAGCTGGAGCGATTGCAG GTATCCCTGCTGCTTCTCTTGTAACTCCCGCTGATGTCATCAAGACCCGTCTGCAAGTAGCAGCCAGGGCAGGACAGACCAGTTACACTGGAGTCATCGATTGTTTCAGGAAGATAATGAAAGAGGAAGGATTCAAGGCTTTGTGGAAGGGAGCTGGAG CCCGTATGTGCCGGTCATCTCCTCAGTTTGGTGTGACTCTGGTGACTTATGAGCTATTGCAGAGGTGGTTTTATGTCGACTTTGGAGGACA CCGTCCTGCAGGATCTGAGCCCACACCCAAGTCCCGCATCCCAGAGCTTCCACCCATCCACGCAGACCATGTCGGAGGCTACCGCCTGGCTGCAGCCACCTTTGCCGGGGTGGAGAACAAGTTTGGCCTCCACCTCCCCAAATTCAAATCCTCCGGCGTGGTTTCCATACATCATGCAGAGCCAGCCACTGGCAAACCAGTGCAGGCTCCATAA
- the LOC131468072 gene encoding izumo sperm-egg fusion protein 1 has product MNRLQRMIKNKTNTAQLLSDSSWCAGGSGCRVLLLLLLWLSLLCCLPAAKACLQCDHKVRRLHEDLSLSALTMQEQIAIRNIYDQAYVRYRESSSNRRGVIDLTTLYRARTEYENEFNRFFIPNTRGSLSSKAIQIMEMGRRILEKHLDSFISHRLCPNQCGILKRRVLDCVTCRHKIYTCVSPSGQWDCGEISIQAEEGDQAVLDCFLPWHPLLLGKPKYHFFRAPGEPQNKTLNESDFRALVVTDDSHVVLNQLQVNEQGTYRCSLKAQNGSIFYQVTFLLTVTSAPNETDQRIATLPALPHVDDIPSKLSEDLLVYVITIVTFVSVVASICLTVVLGMMIN; this is encoded by the coding sequence ATGAATCGACTACAGaggatgataaaaaataaaactaacactGCACAGCTCCTGAGTGACTCATCCTGGTGTGCTGGAGGTTCAGGGTGcagagtgctgctgctgctgctgctatggTTGTCCCTTCTCTGCTGTTTACCTGCCGCCAAAGCCTGTCTGCAGTGTGACCACAAGGTCAGGCGCTTACATGAAGACTTAAGCCTGTCTGCCCTCACGATGCAAGAACAGATTGCTATAAGAAACATTTATGACCAAGCTTATGTGAGAtacagagagagcagcagcaatCGAAGGGGAGTAATTGATCTCACTACCCTGTACAGAGCCAGAACAGAGTATGAGAATGAATTTAATCGCTTTTTCATACCCAACACCAGGGGTTCTCTGTCATCTAAAGCCATTCAGATCATGGAGATGGGCCGGAGGATCTTAGAAAAACACTTGGATTCCTTCATCAGTCATCGACTGTGCCCCAACCAGTGTGGGATTCTGAAAAGAAGAGTACTAGATTGTGTCACTTGCCGCCACAAGATCTACACCTGTGTGTCTCCCTCTGGCCAGTGGGACTGTGGTGAGATCTCAATACAGGCTGAGGAGGGAGACCAGGCGGTGTTGGACTGTTTTCTTCCATGGCATCCTCTTCTTTTGGGAAAACCAAAGTACCACTTCTTCCGGGCCCCAGGAGAGCCACAAAATAAAACGCTGAATGAGAGCGACTTCAGAGCCTTGGTGGTGACAGATGACTCACATGTGGTCTTAAATCAGTTGCAAGTGAATGAGCAAGGAACATACCGCTGCTCTCTGAAGGCCCAAAATGGAAGCATCTTCTACCAAGTTACTTTCCTGCTCACTGTCACCTCTGCACCCAATGAAACTGACCAACGCATTGCCACTCTGCCCGCTCTGCCACATGTGGATGATATACCTTCTAAACTGAGTGAGGACCTGCTGGTGTATGTCATCACCATTGTCACTTTTGTGAGTGTAGTAGCGAGCATTTGCCTCACAGTTGTCCTTGGAATGATGATAAATTAG
- the metap1d gene encoding methionine aminopeptidase 1D, mitochondrial has protein sequence MAAHCSAGLSTSSGLGGFLHRVCVGLSTAPLCHQHRCFFWRKWKSSHNVVRPAAVRPAFAVPKHIVRPDYVGTGVVPEWPDYIEIKNQEQVNGLARACQLARRVLLHAARSLNVGMTTDEIDFIVHQETIKHNAYPSPLRYGGFPKSVCTSVNNVVCHGIPDSRQLQDGDILNIDVTVYLDGYHGDTSETFLIGQVDEAGQRLVETARRCRDEAIAACKPGAQLCVIGNTISEVAHSSGFQVCPYFIGHGIGSVFHCHPEIWHHANNNDMTMDEGMAFTIEPILMEGSVEFRILKDKWTAVSVDEKRSAQFEHTVVITSDGVEILTKLPEESDVT, from the exons ATGGCGGCGCACTGTTCGGCTGGGCTTTCAACAAGCTCAG GACTTGGTGGTTTCCTGCACAGAGTTTGTGTTGGTCTTTCCACTGCTCCACTGTGTCACCAACATCGCTGCTTCTTCTGGAGGAAGTGGAAAAGTTCCCACAATGTAGTTCGCCCAGCTGCTGTTAGACCTGCGTTTGCAGTGCCTAAG CACATTGTGCGACCAGACTATGTAGGCACTGGGGTGGTTCCAGAGTGGCCAGACTACATCGAGATCAAAAACCAAGAGCAAGTCAACGGCCTAGCCAGAGCCTGTCAGCTTGCCCGACGTGTGCTGCTACACGCTGCACGCAGTCTGAAC GTTGGTATGACGACAGATGAAATAGACTTCATTGTGCACCAGGAGACAATCAAACACAACGCCTACCCATCCCCTCTCAGATACGGGGGGTTCCCCAAGTCGGTCTGTACATCTGTGAACAATGTGGTCTGTCATGGCATACCTGACAG tcGACAACTTCAAGATGGAGATATCCTCAACATTGATGTGACT GTTTATCTGGACGGTTACCATGGTGACACCTCAGAAACCTTCTTGATTGGCCAGGTGGATGAAGCTGGGCAGCGATTAGTGGAGACTGCAAGGCGCTGCAGAGATGAGGCCATCGCTGCCTGCAAGCCGGGTGCACAGCTTTGTGTTATAGGAAACACAATTag TGAAGTAGCCCATTCCAGTGGTTTCCAAGTGTGTCCATATTTCATTGGACATGGAATAGGCTCCGTCTTTCACTGCCATCCTGAGATCTGGCACCACG CCAATAACAATGACATGACCATGGATGAAGGGATGGCTTTCACAATAG AGCCCATACTGATGGAGGGCTCTGTAGAGTTCAGGATCCTGAAGGACAAGTGGACTGCTGTGTCTGTGGATGAGAAAAG GTCCGCTCAGTTTGAACACACGGTGGTCATCACTTCTGACGGGGTGGAAATTCTCACCAAACTGCCAGAGGAAAGCGACGTGACCTGA